The following coding sequences are from one Calorimonas adulescens window:
- a CDS encoding motility associated factor glycosyltransferase family protein, with the protein MEDNFHISIKHSKSSVDTATVDINGKEYYIHSLYDPIAEAKRWVSNIELKEGSIFVVFGLGLGYHIIELCKLLDNSSKVIVIEPSKELIDIFIKKNGLNDLISNGQLIICNASLKTEIYNVLSNSITYDAIDRVYLYVFGQYGNLFKESYNVFLEAFKECINAKRIDINTSLFFAERWQKNVILNLPYVIDSVPFKGLINMFKNRPGIIISAGPSLNKNIELLKEAKNKAVLMAVGTSVKALLKHNIIPDFVVAIDGSVGNYKHFKNIEVDCPLVYDLYLYPEIVEEYKGPKIISVSSCPYTPWIAKELDEDFGFINAGPTVANMAFDFARQLGCNPIIFVGQDLAYTDNKTHADGTTYEGQRIENPESENYIYVDDIYGNKVLSSKAFLSFKTWFEDQIYQHPDRTYIDATEGGAYIKGTKIMTLRDVINKYCYSTIDVKKALNEYFSTFNGYRKENIQKLVSDLKDIEKQIEKLEPLCERGEKLSKRLLDVYKKNIGYDAGKLLKDLDKIDKEIKEYKDGLGFLSIMLHVVAFKVTKGFEPQDNETEKEKGIRVSNMSFALYNGMLTAMQEIKPYLARCIENIQSKYLK; encoded by the coding sequence ATGGAGGATAATTTTCACATTTCAATAAAACACTCAAAAAGCAGTGTAGATACAGCTACAGTTGACATAAATGGTAAGGAGTACTACATACACAGCCTATATGACCCCATTGCTGAAGCAAAAAGATGGGTCTCAAATATAGAATTAAAAGAAGGCTCAATCTTTGTGGTTTTTGGTCTGGGATTAGGTTATCATATTATAGAACTATGTAAACTGCTTGATAATTCATCTAAGGTCATTGTAATAGAACCATCAAAAGAACTCATTGACATTTTTATCAAAAAAAATGGTCTAAACGACTTAATCTCAAACGGCCAATTGATAATTTGTAACGCTTCATTAAAGACTGAAATATATAATGTTTTATCTAACTCTATTACCTATGATGCTATTGATAGGGTTTATCTTTATGTATTTGGCCAATATGGAAATTTATTCAAAGAATCTTACAATGTTTTTCTTGAAGCGTTCAAGGAATGCATAAACGCCAAGCGGATAGATATAAACACATCACTTTTTTTTGCTGAGAGGTGGCAAAAGAATGTTATATTAAATCTGCCTTACGTAATCGACTCAGTACCCTTTAAGGGCTTGATTAATATGTTTAAAAATAGGCCGGGTATAATAATATCTGCAGGGCCTTCATTAAATAAAAATATAGAACTGCTAAAAGAAGCCAAAAATAAAGCTGTACTTATGGCTGTCGGCACATCCGTAAAAGCGCTTTTAAAGCACAACATCATCCCTGATTTTGTCGTTGCTATTGATGGTTCAGTTGGAAATTACAAGCATTTCAAGAATATTGAGGTTGATTGTCCTTTAGTTTATGACCTGTACCTATACCCAGAAATAGTCGAAGAATATAAAGGGCCTAAAATAATTTCAGTATCTTCATGCCCCTATACCCCTTGGATAGCAAAAGAATTGGATGAAGATTTTGGTTTCATAAATGCCGGTCCTACTGTAGCTAATATGGCATTTGATTTTGCAAGGCAGCTTGGATGCAATCCTATAATATTTGTCGGTCAGGACCTGGCCTACACTGATAACAAGACTCACGCAGATGGTACAACCTACGAGGGACAACGTATAGAAAACCCCGAAAGTGAAAATTATATTTATGTTGACGATATATATGGGAATAAGGTATTGTCAAGCAAAGCCTTCCTCTCCTTTAAAACATGGTTTGAAGACCAGATATATCAGCATCCTGATAGAACCTATATAGACGCCACCGAAGGAGGCGCATATATAAAGGGTACAAAAATAATGACTCTGAGAGATGTCATCAATAAATACTGTTATAGCACTATCGATGTCAAAAAAGCTCTTAATGAATATTTTAGCACTTTTAATGGCTATAGAAAGGAAAATATACAAAAACTGGTATCTGACCTAAAAGATATCGAAAAACAGATAGAGAAGTTAGAGCCCTTATGTGAACGTGGCGAAAAGTTATCCAAAAGGCTCCTTGACGTATATAAAAAAAATATAGGCTACGATGCAGGTAAGCTCCTCAAAGACCTCGACAAGATCGATAAAGAAATAAAAGAATATAAGGATGGACTTGGATTTTTATCTATCATGCTGCACGTAGTTGCCTTTAAAGTGACAAAAGGATTTGAGCCCCAAGATAATGAAACAGAGAAGGAAAAGGGCATACGAGTCTCAAACATGTCTTTTGCCTTATATAATGGCATGTTAACAGCCATGCAAGAAATTAAGCCATATCTCGCGAGATGTATCGAGAACATCCAAAGCAAATACTTAAAATAA
- a CDS encoding cytidylyltransferase domain-containing protein, translating into MYNGQTILALIPARGGSKGIPRKNLRHLSGKPLISYAIEAALQAGFFDKIIVSTDDINIADVSKKYGAEVPFIRPEVLATDEAKGIDVVLHAMRWLEDHNEKFDLLMLLQPTSPLRNSEDIKNALNLFFEKNADAIVSVCEAEHSPLWMNTLREDLCMKDFIDKEVLDKNRQELKTYYRLNGAIYLAKWDYIKQCNSFYGDKTYAYIMPKERSVDVDDELDLKFAEFLMKTKDISVK; encoded by the coding sequence ATGTATAATGGTCAAACGATATTAGCATTAATACCTGCGCGAGGAGGTTCTAAAGGGATTCCACGAAAGAATTTAAGACACCTTTCAGGTAAACCTCTTATTTCTTATGCTATTGAAGCAGCGTTGCAGGCAGGTTTTTTTGACAAAATAATTGTATCGACCGATGATATTAATATAGCGGATGTATCTAAAAAATATGGTGCAGAAGTTCCTTTTATACGCCCAGAAGTATTAGCAACAGATGAAGCAAAAGGAATTGATGTCGTATTACACGCGATGCGGTGGCTTGAAGATCATAATGAGAAATTTGATTTATTGATGCTTTTACAGCCTACATCCCCATTAAGAAATTCAGAAGATATTAAAAATGCATTAAACTTATTTTTTGAGAAGAATGCTGATGCTATTGTGTCAGTTTGTGAGGCTGAGCATTCACCATTATGGATGAATACATTGAGAGAAGATTTGTGTATGAAAGACTTTATAGATAAAGAAGTATTGGATAAGAACAGACAAGAGTTGAAAACTTATTATCGTTTAAATGGAGCAATATATTTAGCTAAATGGGATTATATAAAACAATGTAATAGTTTCTATGGGGATAAAACATATGCATACATAATGCCAAAAGAAAGATCTGTAGATGTTGATGATGAATTGGATTTGAAGTTTGCTGAATTTTTGATGAAAACAAAAGATATTTCTGTTAAATAA
- a CDS encoding nucleotidyltransferase family protein, translating to MKDIVKNALAHANCTIRDAIKKINDNGLQILIVVDDHNRLIGTVADGDIRRSILKNISLDEFIGEIMNRSPRFVYKGEEDKAYELMLKYKIRVVPVLDVSNTVIDLIMIEELFGVKQYTNKSNYVFIMAGGKGTRLDPFTKILPKPLIPIGEKPIIEVIMSNFKKYGFNNFIIALNYKAEMIKLYFSENPDGYNITYTNEKEFLGTAGALQLAKNMLKESFIVSNCDVIVEVDFDELLKYHRSNSNQATIVGVIKNMQIPYGVLDVKDGILERITEKPEYYFVINSGIYVLEPEIIDLIPEGQPVNMPDLLLKSKECGFKVGVYPISSKWFDVGQWEEYKTTLEYFRKLYGDINV from the coding sequence ATGAAGGATATTGTAAAAAATGCTTTGGCCCATGCAAATTGCACAATAAGAGATGCAATAAAAAAGATAAATGATAATGGGTTACAGATTCTGATTGTGGTTGATGACCACAATAGATTGATTGGTACTGTTGCTGATGGAGATATAAGAAGGTCTATTTTAAAAAACATATCACTGGACGAATTTATTGGAGAGATAATGAATAGGTCGCCTAGGTTTGTATATAAAGGCGAAGAAGATAAAGCTTATGAACTGATGTTGAAGTATAAAATTAGAGTTGTACCGGTTTTAGATGTTAGTAATACAGTTATAGACTTAATAATGATTGAAGAATTATTTGGAGTTAAGCAATATACCAATAAATCAAACTATGTCTTTATAATGGCGGGAGGAAAGGGGACAAGGTTGGACCCATTTACCAAAATACTTCCCAAGCCGCTAATACCTATTGGGGAAAAACCAATAATAGAGGTTATAATGAGTAATTTTAAAAAATATGGTTTTAATAACTTTATCATAGCGCTTAATTACAAGGCCGAGATGATAAAATTATATTTTTCAGAAAATCCAGACGGTTACAACATTACATATACAAATGAAAAGGAATTTTTAGGGACTGCTGGAGCACTTCAATTGGCTAAGAACATGCTAAAGGAATCATTTATAGTTTCAAATTGTGATGTAATTGTTGAGGTTGATTTTGACGAATTATTAAAGTACCATAGGAGTAATAGTAATCAGGCGACTATTGTTGGCGTTATAAAAAATATGCAGATCCCTTATGGCGTTTTGGATGTTAAAGATGGTATTCTTGAGCGAATAACTGAAAAACCAGAATATTACTTTGTTATAAACTCTGGTATTTATGTTTTAGAGCCTGAAATCATAGATTTGATTCCTGAAGGTCAACCTGTAAATATGCCTGATCTTTTATTGAAATCTAAAGAATGTGGTTTTAAGGTAGGGGTCTATCCTATAAGTTCAAAATGGTTCGATGTAGGACAATGGGAGGAATACAAAACCACATTGGAATATTTTAGAAAATTATATGGTGATATAAATGTATAA
- a CDS encoding acetyltransferase: MEELILIGAGGHAKAILEILKTVDTYKIVGLIDKENERIGGRILGVPIIGSDECLCDFYNKGIKHALIAVGSTGDNKIRKNLYNAAKSIGFNMVNVFHPKAVISQYSKFGEGNVVMAESVIGPDAEVGNNVIINTAAVVEHDCRIGDHVHIAPGSKIAGGVEIGDESFVGIGAVIIQGIKIGKNALIGAGTVIINDVLDNAVVTGVPGKIIGYR; this comes from the coding sequence TTGGAAGAATTGATTTTAATTGGTGCTGGTGGACATGCTAAGGCTATATTGGAAATTCTGAAAACCGTGGATACTTATAAGATTGTAGGGCTTATAGATAAAGAAAACGAAAGAATAGGTGGGCGAATATTGGGCGTTCCCATAATAGGTAGTGACGAATGTTTATGTGATTTTTATAATAAAGGTATTAAACATGCCTTGATAGCGGTGGGAAGTACAGGAGATAATAAGATAAGGAAAAACCTATATAATGCTGCAAAAAGTATAGGTTTTAATATGGTAAATGTGTTTCATCCTAAAGCAGTGATTTCCCAATATAGTAAATTTGGTGAGGGAAATGTGGTTATGGCTGAATCAGTAATTGGTCCGGATGCAGAAGTTGGTAATAACGTTATAATAAATACTGCAGCAGTAGTGGAACACGATTGTAGAATTGGAGATCATGTGCATATTGCTCCAGGTTCTAAAATTGCAGGTGGTGTTGAGATTGGAGATGAAAGTTTTGTAGGTATTGGAGCAGTAATAATTCAGGGTATAAAAATAGGAAAAAATGCGCTGATTGGAGCGGGAACGGTTATTATAAATGACGTTCTTGATAATGCTGTTGTCACAGGTGTTCCAGGGAAGATTATTGGTTATAGATAA
- the neuB gene encoding N-acetylneuraminate synthase: MIKIGDRIIGEDSPAFIIAEAGVNHNGSVELAKKMIDAAVETGADAIKFQIFKAENLVLKNAEKAEYQKKTTDENESQYDMLKKLELTYDQHIELMKYCQQMGIIYLSTPFDFESADVLDKCDVAAYKIGSGDITNLPFIEYIARRNKPMIISTGMSDLGEIEDAIDTIRKTGNEKIILLHCISNYPADYRDVNLNAMLTLKNAFKFSVGYSDHTLGIEVPIAAVALGAKVIEKHFTLDKNLPGPDHKASLEPFEFKQMINSIRNVECSLGDGIKRCMYAEENARKVARKSVVTDCDIKRGMVIERDMLTVKRPGTGIPPKDIGYIIGRKAKIDILKDTIISLDMLE; encoded by the coding sequence ATGATAAAAATAGGTGATAGAATTATAGGTGAGGATTCTCCTGCTTTTATAATCGCAGAGGCAGGGGTAAATCATAACGGAAGTGTAGAATTGGCCAAAAAAATGATAGATGCAGCTGTGGAAACTGGAGCAGATGCAATTAAGTTTCAAATTTTTAAAGCTGAGAACTTGGTGCTAAAAAACGCAGAAAAAGCTGAATATCAGAAAAAAACCACTGATGAAAATGAATCGCAATATGATATGCTAAAAAAATTAGAACTTACATATGATCAACATATTGAGCTTATGAAATATTGCCAGCAAATGGGTATAATTTATTTATCTACTCCTTTTGATTTTGAGAGTGCTGATGTATTGGATAAATGTGATGTAGCTGCATATAAGATAGGATCAGGTGATATTACTAATTTGCCATTTATTGAATATATTGCGCGAAGAAATAAACCAATGATAATATCAACGGGGATGTCTGATCTTGGAGAAATAGAAGATGCGATAGACACTATAAGGAAAACAGGTAATGAGAAAATCATACTTTTACATTGTATATCAAACTACCCGGCAGACTACAGAGATGTGAATTTGAATGCAATGCTTACTCTTAAAAATGCATTTAAGTTTTCAGTTGGTTATTCAGATCATACATTAGGCATTGAGGTTCCGATAGCAGCAGTAGCACTGGGGGCAAAAGTTATTGAGAAGCATTTTACACTTGATAAAAATTTACCGGGGCCTGATCATAAAGCTTCATTGGAGCCTTTTGAATTTAAGCAAATGATAAATAGCATAAGAAACGTAGAATGTTCATTGGGGGATGGGATAAAGAGATGTATGTATGCTGAAGAAAATGCTAGGAAGGTGGCGCGCAAAAGCGTTGTAACAGATTGTGATATAAAAAGAGGTATGGTCATAGAAAGGGATATGCTGACGGTAAAAAGACCTGGAACTGGTATACCGCCAAAAGATATAGGTTACATAATAGGTAGGAAAGCTAAGATTGATATTTTAAAAGATACAATAATTAGCTTGGATATGTTAGAATGA
- a CDS encoding PIG-L deacetylase family protein, with product MKVLVVSVHPDDETLGCGGTLLKHKTYGDELFWMIITKPDESLSFSREFMEKRKKQIQDVSNIYGFEMVYELGFNTTKLHAVDFSNLINSTSQVINEIKPEIIYMNNRSDIHTDHQIAAKALISCTKSFRYPFIKRILMYECISETEIAPGFPENIFIPNVYSNITDFIDEKMQIMNIYQSEVQYPPLPRSLDNIKALARYRGASCGVDYAEAFMLVRERF from the coding sequence ATGAAAGTATTGGTTGTTTCGGTTCATCCAGATGATGAAACATTAGGCTGTGGTGGTACATTATTAAAACATAAAACATACGGTGATGAGTTATTTTGGATGATAATTACAAAACCAGATGAATCGTTAAGTTTTAGCAGAGAATTTATGGAGAAAAGAAAAAAGCAGATTCAAGATGTTTCTAATATTTATGGCTTCGAAATGGTGTATGAACTGGGATTTAATACTACAAAATTGCACGCAGTAGATTTTAGTAATCTAATAAATTCTACATCACAAGTGATTAATGAAATAAAACCAGAAATTATTTATATGAATAATAGATCAGATATACATACTGATCATCAAATTGCGGCCAAGGCATTAATAAGTTGTACTAAAAGTTTTAGATATCCATTTATCAAAAGAATACTCATGTATGAATGTATCTCAGAAACTGAAATAGCACCAGGTTTTCCAGAAAATATTTTTATACCTAACGTGTATAGTAATATAACTGATTTTATTGATGAAAAAATGCAAATTATGAATATATATCAGTCGGAAGTTCAGTATCCACCTTTACCTAGAAGTTTAGACAATATAAAAGCATTAGCAAGATATAGGGGGGCATCATGTGGTGTTGATTATGCTGAAGCATTTATGCTTGTAAGAGAAAGGTTTTAA